A genomic segment from bacterium encodes:
- a CDS encoding glycosyltransferase family 4 protein — MRKVLLITDDFPPVIGGLARWYERVCTAVPPDRVVVLTPQVPEAHRFDVRQRYRIVRRRVPRGTHPLGRLLQIALLVIYAARIARRERAQVIHIAHLHLGLIGIALKRWLGTPYVLYLHGGEMAPYMRFRLVRTVARAIVREACLMVVNSTFTRRHFEALGMSNSHVELLTMSVETDRFRPDLDVQETRVKYHLDGKRTILTVGRLVERKGHDMIIRALRSVQERAGPTVYVIAGTGPQEEKLRKLAVDVGCEGDVVFAGYVAEDQLPLLYAACDVFAMPSRALNTRDGVEGFGIVFLEAGACGKPVVGGRSGGIANAVADGVTGLLVDPVDVNDVTDALVRLLVQREVARQLGASGRRRAESLKSAWEDAVQRIWNLPSVG, encoded by the coding sequence ATGAGAAAAGTCCTGTTGATTACCGATGACTTTCCGCCCGTTATTGGGGGGCTGGCGAGATGGTACGAACGCGTGTGCACCGCCGTGCCACCGGATCGCGTGGTGGTACTTACCCCGCAGGTGCCCGAGGCTCACCGTTTTGATGTTCGGCAGCGCTATCGAATCGTCCGCCGACGCGTTCCCCGCGGCACTCACCCTCTGGGCCGATTGCTGCAAATCGCCCTTCTCGTGATCTATGCCGCGCGCATCGCGCGCCGCGAGCGGGCGCAGGTCATTCACATTGCGCATCTGCACTTGGGACTGATCGGGATCGCGCTCAAGCGCTGGCTCGGGACGCCGTACGTTCTCTATTTGCATGGCGGAGAGATGGCGCCTTACATGCGCTTTCGGCTCGTTCGGACTGTCGCACGGGCGATCGTTCGTGAGGCGTGCCTCATGGTGGTCAACAGCACGTTCACACGGCGGCACTTCGAGGCCTTAGGCATGAGCAATTCCCATGTTGAACTGCTGACCATGAGCGTCGAGACTGATCGGTTCCGCCCGGACCTGGACGTGCAGGAGACGCGAGTCAAGTACCATCTTGATGGGAAGCGGACTATCCTCACGGTGGGACGCCTCGTGGAGCGAAAAGGGCACGACATGATCATCCGGGCGCTCCGCAGCGTGCAGGAGCGTGCCGGTCCAACAGTGTACGTGATCGCGGGGACCGGGCCTCAGGAGGAGAAGCTGCGCAAACTCGCCGTTGACGTCGGGTGCGAGGGGGACGTTGTGTTTGCTGGCTACGTGGCCGAGGACCAGCTACCGCTCCTCTACGCGGCGTGTGATGTGTTCGCCATGCCAAGCCGTGCGCTCAACACTCGCGACGGCGTCGAGGGGTTTGGCATTGTGTTTCTTGAAGCCGGCGCCTGCGGGAAACCGGTGGTCGGAGGCCGCAGCGGCGGGATTGCGAATGCCGTGGCCGACGGGGTGACCGGGCTCCTCGTGGATCCGGTCGACGTCAACGACGTGACCGATGCGCTGGTCCGACTGCTCGTCCAACGGGAGGTGGCGCGACAATTGGGAGCAAGCGGGAGGCGACGGGCCGAATCGCTCAAGTCGGCATGGGAAGATGCCGTTCAGCGTATCTGGAATCTGCCATCGGTCGGGTAG
- a CDS encoding glycosyltransferase, which translates to MREFPHLVDVIGQSRSEAPPAQDRDASPRAPLKVCLVAPVDDGQGFAEDAVLGITTLADHLAGAGHLVTLLLPTADGTDSGAFAERMQRGKSRGIQVVLLPADTAFAVGAYANNGLSYRIFLWLRGQQFDTVHFADRGGYAYYSVLAKHQGLAFGNTAFVIDAYGPTLWAQAGGFLPLGGVEPIIADFMERQSLSLAQAVVASSQYLLSWLDRSGWRLPDHTYVATGAGTATPNGRPEDAPRPPREIVFAISWETDLALFCDALDRIGQLSRPDVTVMFLINTAGSQKEDMLRNVARRAKRWKWSVRTRACRTWADVGAYLVADGQIAVMGPSACGIPCHLSDFLATGTPLLVPAVAGIPELVSEVDRPRACFDPLPGHLADRLAQVAVAGMRSVRPGVSVDTNAHAWTKWHELLRPPLEGGGAAASPQPSSPLVTVCLTHHNRPRYLAQALASIRAQEYPNVEVVLVDDGSTDADAVDYVRQLESEFAARGWPLIRQENRFLGAARNTAVKHSRGKYLLFMDDDNYAKPGEIATFVTVAERTGAQILTCFADVFSGEDAPDATTRPSKRNVALGAALAFGVFHCGFGDANALVLRDACLRVGGFSEDYGVPGVDWEFFARAALAGTKLEVVPEALFWYRAHRRTITGSGRQREAHLRILRPYLDATGPELRSLLLYTTGQFLEDRYPKPARGLAQAFYLSRAIVAWARDSDRRMVSWLWRSFVATARESGLRSAVRAAIRAGQRRW; encoded by the coding sequence GTGCGCGAGTTTCCCCATCTTGTGGACGTGATCGGTCAGTCCCGCAGCGAGGCGCCGCCTGCGCAGGACCGAGACGCGAGCCCGCGCGCCCCGCTCAAGGTATGTCTCGTCGCGCCGGTCGACGACGGGCAAGGATTCGCCGAGGACGCCGTACTCGGGATCACGACACTGGCGGATCATTTGGCCGGCGCCGGACATCTCGTGACCCTGCTCCTGCCTACCGCGGACGGGACGGACTCCGGCGCATTCGCCGAACGCATGCAGCGCGGGAAGAGTCGGGGGATCCAAGTCGTTCTCCTGCCCGCGGATACGGCTTTCGCGGTCGGGGCGTATGCGAATAACGGCCTTTCCTATCGCATCTTTCTGTGGCTGCGCGGTCAGCAATTCGACACGGTCCATTTCGCGGACCGGGGCGGCTACGCCTACTACAGTGTCCTAGCCAAACATCAGGGGCTTGCGTTTGGTAACACAGCGTTCGTCATCGACGCTTACGGGCCCACGCTGTGGGCGCAAGCCGGCGGTTTCCTCCCGCTCGGGGGTGTCGAACCGATAATCGCGGATTTTATGGAGCGTCAGAGCCTCTCGCTGGCGCAAGCTGTCGTAGCCTCAAGCCAGTATTTGCTGTCCTGGTTGGACCGTTCCGGTTGGCGCTTGCCCGATCACACGTACGTCGCGACCGGTGCGGGTACCGCGACCCCCAACGGCCGACCCGAGGATGCGCCGCGACCGCCCCGTGAAATCGTCTTCGCGATCTCCTGGGAGACCGACCTCGCGCTCTTTTGCGACGCGCTCGACCGAATCGGTCAACTGTCCCGCCCGGACGTGACCGTCATGTTCCTCATCAACACCGCGGGTTCGCAAAAGGAGGACATGCTCCGGAATGTCGCGCGTCGCGCCAAACGCTGGAAGTGGTCCGTACGCACACGCGCCTGCCGGACGTGGGCGGACGTTGGAGCGTATCTGGTGGCAGATGGGCAAATCGCGGTCATGGGCCCATCCGCGTGTGGCATCCCGTGTCACCTGTCTGACTTCCTGGCGACCGGCACCCCGCTCCTGGTCCCCGCGGTGGCCGGGATTCCCGAACTCGTGAGCGAGGTGGATCGCCCGCGTGCCTGCTTCGATCCGCTGCCTGGGCACCTCGCCGACCGATTGGCGCAGGTGGCTGTCGCAGGCATGCGGTCGGTGCGTCCAGGAGTAAGCGTGGACACGAACGCACACGCCTGGACGAAGTGGCATGAACTCCTGCGTCCACCGTTGGAGGGTGGGGGCGCCGCCGCGTCCCCGCAGCCGTCTTCTCCGCTCGTGACGGTCTGCCTGACCCACCACAATCGCCCGAGATATCTCGCGCAGGCCTTGGCATCGATTCGGGCTCAGGAATATCCTAACGTGGAAGTAGTTCTCGTCGACGACGGGAGCACGGACGCCGACGCGGTCGATTACGTGCGGCAGCTTGAGTCAGAGTTTGCCGCGCGAGGCTGGCCCCTTATCAGACAGGAGAATCGATTCTTAGGCGCAGCCCGCAACACGGCCGTCAAACACAGCCGAGGGAAGTATCTTCTCTTTATGGACGATGACAACTATGCGAAGCCGGGCGAAATCGCCACGTTCGTCACCGTGGCGGAGCGGACAGGCGCGCAAATTTTGACGTGTTTTGCGGACGTCTTCTCGGGGGAAGATGCCCCGGACGCGACCACCCGACCGTCCAAGCGGAACGTCGCACTCGGCGCAGCACTTGCCTTTGGAGTGTTTCATTGTGGATTTGGCGACGCGAATGCGCTGGTCCTGCGCGACGCGTGTCTTCGCGTGGGCGGGTTTTCCGAGGACTATGGCGTACCAGGAGTGGACTGGGAATTCTTCGCCCGGGCGGCGCTCGCGGGCACGAAGCTTGAGGTCGTGCCGGAGGCGCTCTTCTGGTACCGTGCGCATCGTAGGACGATCACGGGCAGCGGGAGGCAGCGTGAAGCCCATCTTCGGATCTTGCGACCCTATCTTGACGCGACGGGCCCCGAGTTGCGCAGTCTCCTGCTCTACACCACCGGCCAGTTCCTGGAAGACAGATATCCGAAGCCGGCTCGCGGTCTCGCCCAAGCCTTCTATCTGAGCCGGGCGATTGTCGCATGGGCCCGCGACTCCGATAGACGGATGGTGTCGTGGCTCTGGCGCAGTTTTGTCGCGACGGCGAGAGAATCCGGCTTGCGGAGCGCGGTGCGGGCCGCCATCCGCGCCGGGCAGAGGCGATGGTGA
- a CDS encoding glycosyltransferase, whose protein sequence is MRILMLSPFLPSATSSGGRIRNFHLLRGLASRHDLTLLTAVNDDREYELASTLQPYCHKVVPVMVPTQRRSLGAHVTGMLSPAPYYRVTMHSPALEEALHRETERRRYDAVQVELLQTAHLATHLRDVAKVVDMHNVESTYYRRLLQHVRPGLTKFLLLTDTVKLPRYQQRILRGYDEVLAVSEVDAQQLRRLAPRANISVIPNGVDIDEFRPQADDEDPEGLVFTATFTYLPNVDAMLFFCRKVLPLIQRAVPDVRLCIVGQHPGPQIKQLETIPGVKVTGWVPDVRPYLAKAAVAIVPIRLGSGTRLKVLEAMSMGKAVVSTALGAEGLRVSAGQDIEIADDAETFAATTIALLRDPARRARLGEAARSAAVTEYSWSTITSRLNAVYQRLQLRDRDSAGSRRSSHGP, encoded by the coding sequence ATGCGCATCTTGATGCTTTCGCCGTTCCTGCCCTCCGCCACGTCGTCCGGCGGGCGGATTCGGAACTTTCACCTGCTCCGGGGGCTCGCATCGCGGCATGACCTCACCCTGCTCACCGCCGTGAATGATGACCGCGAGTATGAGCTGGCCTCCACGTTGCAACCGTACTGCCACAAAGTCGTCCCGGTGATGGTGCCGACCCAACGACGGTCGCTCGGCGCGCACGTAACGGGCATGTTGTCGCCCGCGCCATACTACCGCGTAACGATGCACTCCCCAGCCCTCGAGGAAGCGCTCCATCGGGAAACCGAGCGGCGACGATACGACGCCGTGCAGGTCGAGCTTCTGCAGACGGCGCATCTCGCGACGCACCTCCGGGACGTCGCCAAGGTGGTCGACATGCACAATGTCGAGTCCACGTATTACCGGCGCTTGCTCCAGCACGTCCGTCCGGGTCTGACGAAGTTTCTGTTGCTCACGGACACAGTGAAGTTGCCCAGGTATCAACAGAGGATCCTGCGCGGTTATGACGAGGTCTTGGCGGTGTCCGAGGTTGATGCGCAACAACTGCGGCGGTTGGCGCCGCGGGCGAACATCTCCGTCATCCCAAACGGCGTCGACATCGACGAATTCCGCCCACAGGCGGACGACGAAGACCCCGAGGGTCTGGTCTTCACGGCAACCTTCACGTACCTGCCGAACGTTGACGCCATGCTGTTCTTCTGCCGCAAGGTCCTTCCGCTGATCCAACGCGCGGTCCCCGACGTCCGTCTGTGTATCGTAGGGCAGCACCCCGGCCCGCAAATCAAGCAGCTCGAGACCATCCCCGGAGTGAAGGTGACCGGCTGGGTCCCGGACGTCCGTCCGTACCTCGCCAAGGCGGCCGTCGCGATCGTACCAATCCGCCTGGGCTCGGGAACGCGGCTCAAGGTGCTCGAGGCGATGTCGATGGGCAAGGCGGTCGTGTCCACCGCCCTCGGAGCCGAAGGGCTGCGCGTCAGCGCGGGGCAAGACATCGAGATCGCAGACGACGCCGAGACGTTCGCCGCGACGACGATCGCTCTCCTTCGAGATCCCGCCCGGCGTGCGCGCCTTGGGGAAGCGGCGCGCTCCGCGGCGGTGACCGAATACTCGTGGTCCACCATCACGTCTCGACTGAACGCGGTGTACCAGCGGCTTCAGCTCCGTGATCGAGACTCTGCGGGCTCACGCCGATCCTCGCACGGCCCTTGA
- a CDS encoding ABC transporter ATP-binding protein has protein sequence MSWAVRFEDVSKRYRGMREFHLRHDLARLRGALVAKLRRNAPAPLGRLALDHVSFEVPEGESFALVGPNGAGKTTALKMLTRISFPTKGRVRVRGRIGALIEVGAGLHPELSGRENIWLYGRIMGMSSDQIARRFDEIVEFAELWDSLDMSVKMYSTGMQLRLGFSIASHLDPEIFVVDEALAVGDAGFQAKCVERMTQLLSDGRTLLFVSHNLTTVEAICRRAVFLLGGKVAAIGDVREVLRQYIDWTEQMQVQRKAGGAEIRGRGLIVEHVSLHDGSGRERSVFETGEAVTVRVHLKAEHDIHSPWFSLGITDGRPGMLTVCSMLERNQAFHLSPGHHMVSCQMGPLPLGPRTYELWMTVRESVGATELVDWTHASTFRIQVPQEVEGIAGVTGPWQFGAIRVPHRWSLDETPADRAMLDAPELQAAPGIVRP, from the coding sequence ATGAGCTGGGCCGTTCGCTTCGAGGACGTTTCCAAGCGGTACCGCGGCATGCGTGAGTTCCATCTCCGCCACGACCTCGCGCGCCTTCGAGGCGCGCTCGTGGCGAAGCTTCGCCGGAACGCGCCCGCGCCACTGGGTCGTCTGGCCCTGGATCACGTCTCGTTTGAGGTGCCCGAGGGCGAGTCGTTTGCGCTCGTCGGCCCGAACGGCGCCGGCAAGACCACGGCGCTGAAAATGCTTACCCGGATCTCCTTCCCCACCAAAGGCCGCGTTCGCGTCCGCGGCCGCATCGGCGCCCTGATCGAGGTGGGGGCTGGCCTGCATCCCGAGCTCAGCGGTCGTGAGAACATCTGGTTGTACGGCCGCATCATGGGCATGTCCAGCGATCAAATTGCCCGCCGGTTCGATGAGATCGTCGAGTTCGCCGAGCTGTGGGACTCGCTGGACATGTCGGTCAAGATGTACTCCACCGGGATGCAGCTGCGGTTGGGCTTCTCGATCGCGAGCCACCTGGATCCCGAGATCTTCGTCGTGGATGAGGCGCTAGCTGTCGGGGACGCCGGGTTCCAGGCAAAGTGCGTCGAGCGAATGACGCAACTGCTGAGCGACGGAAGGACCCTCTTGTTCGTCTCGCACAATCTCACCACCGTTGAAGCGATCTGCCGACGCGCTGTGTTCTTGCTTGGTGGCAAGGTCGCGGCGATCGGAGATGTACGCGAGGTGTTGCGACAGTACATCGACTGGACGGAACAGATGCAAGTGCAGCGCAAGGCCGGCGGTGCCGAGATTCGCGGGCGCGGCCTGATCGTGGAGCATGTCTCACTCCACGACGGATCGGGCCGGGAGCGCTCTGTATTCGAAACCGGAGAAGCCGTGACCGTTCGTGTCCACCTGAAGGCGGAGCACGACATCCACAGCCCGTGGTTCAGCCTCGGCATCACCGACGGTCGCCCGGGGATGCTGACCGTGTGCTCCATGCTCGAGCGCAACCAAGCGTTCCACCTGTCGCCCGGGCACCACATGGTCAGTTGCCAGATGGGGCCACTCCCCCTGGGACCCCGAACGTATGAGTTGTGGATGACCGTGCGGGAGAGCGTCGGGGCGACCGAACTCGTGGATTGGACGCACGCGAGCACGTTCCGGATCCAGGTACCCCAAGAGGTCGAAGGGATCGCCGGCGTCACGGGACCCTGGCAGTTCGGCGCGATCCGTGTGCCGCACCGATGGAGTCTCGATGAGACACCGGCAGATCGCGCCATGCTTGATGCGCCGGAATTGCAGGCGGCGCCGGGAATCGTGCGACCCTGA
- a CDS encoding ABC transporter permease → MIEVVVDGERSDLAGCLRELWAYREVVWAFAERDTRVKYKQAVLGVAWAVLQPLVFLGVFIVVFGRVAHINTGNVPYGALALAALVPWFFVQSSVSFGAQTLLRDSALVRKIYFPREAPVLGAVLSSSLDFCIGLTLVLILEPFLGGRLSWYMFLAIPLWAILAVQVTGVVMAFSALNVYYRDIRYVIPLAMQLWMYATPVAYPLEVVQGRWRTLYVVANPATGVIDGFHRVLARGLPPDPRLLALSTVEAVAIACVGYWLFKRMEPGFADAV, encoded by the coding sequence GTGATTGAGGTCGTCGTCGACGGGGAACGTTCGGATCTCGCGGGATGTCTCCGCGAGTTGTGGGCCTACCGCGAGGTGGTGTGGGCGTTCGCAGAGCGGGACACGCGAGTCAAGTACAAGCAGGCCGTGCTGGGCGTCGCATGGGCGGTCTTGCAACCCTTAGTATTCCTCGGGGTATTCATCGTGGTGTTCGGACGGGTCGCCCACATCAACACCGGGAACGTGCCGTACGGCGCGCTGGCGCTGGCCGCGCTCGTTCCTTGGTTCTTCGTGCAGAGTTCCGTCTCGTTCGGCGCACAGACGCTGCTTCGGGATTCGGCATTGGTTCGTAAGATCTACTTCCCCCGCGAAGCGCCGGTGCTGGGGGCGGTGCTGAGCTCCAGCCTCGACTTCTGCATCGGACTCACCCTGGTGCTGATCCTGGAGCCGTTCCTCGGCGGCCGGCTGTCGTGGTACATGTTCTTAGCGATCCCCCTGTGGGCCATCCTTGCCGTACAAGTCACCGGCGTCGTCATGGCCTTCAGCGCGCTCAATGTTTACTACCGGGACATCCGGTACGTGATCCCCCTGGCCATGCAGTTGTGGATGTACGCGACTCCCGTGGCGTATCCGCTGGAGGTCGTGCAGGGACGATGGCGGACGCTCTATGTCGTCGCAAACCCCGCGACCGGCGTGATCGACGGCTTTCACCGCGTACTGGCCCGGGGGCTTCCCCCGGATCCGCGGCTGCTGGCGCTCAGCACCGTTGAAGCGGTCGCGATCGCGTGCGTGGGATACTGGCTCTTCAAACGCATGGAGCCGGGATTCGCGGATGCGGTGTAA
- a CDS encoding nucleotide sugar dehydrogenase, whose protein sequence is MNVVTAPHHDASLESKIHARTARVGVIGLGYVGLALAVETAEIGFPVVGVEIDATKAAMVNAGEPYIADVTDDMLRHVVDSHKLTATTNYGELRGVDVIIICVPTPLTKSKEPDLSHVMAAAEACVPMLRPGILVVLESTTYPGTTVEVVQPILETSGLRAGTDFALAFSPERIDPGNRRYSLRTIPKVVGGVTPASTQIARSFYEQVANTVVSVSSPTVAEMVKVYENVFRNVNIALVNELTLLCDRMGLDVWEIIETAATKPYGFMPFYPGPGVGGHCIPVDPYYLSAKAREYDFHARFIELAATVNDSMPYYVVSRTTGALETMGKTVCGANILILGVAYKKDIPDVRMSPALKIMALLEKRGASVTYHDPHVSEVALTNPGTIRSVPLTDEALAGADCVILATDHSDLDYERIVAQASLVVDTRNRLRAFRAPHVVRL, encoded by the coding sequence GTGAATGTTGTCACCGCACCGCACCACGATGCATCGCTCGAATCGAAGATTCACGCGCGAACGGCCCGCGTTGGAGTGATCGGGCTCGGGTACGTCGGCCTGGCGCTCGCCGTCGAAACCGCCGAGATCGGGTTTCCGGTCGTAGGCGTGGAGATCGACGCGACGAAGGCCGCCATGGTGAACGCCGGCGAACCGTACATCGCCGACGTCACCGACGACATGCTGCGGCACGTCGTCGACAGCCACAAGCTGACCGCGACGACGAACTACGGCGAGCTGCGCGGGGTGGACGTCATCATCATTTGCGTGCCGACGCCGCTCACCAAGAGCAAGGAGCCGGATCTGTCCCACGTCATGGCTGCGGCCGAGGCATGCGTGCCCATGCTTCGCCCGGGGATCCTGGTCGTGCTGGAGAGCACGACTTATCCCGGCACGACGGTCGAGGTCGTCCAGCCAATCCTGGAAACCAGCGGGCTGCGGGCGGGAACCGACTTCGCGCTGGCATTCTCGCCGGAGCGGATCGACCCGGGCAACCGCCGCTACAGTCTGCGAACCATCCCGAAAGTGGTCGGCGGTGTCACACCGGCGTCGACGCAGATCGCGCGGTCGTTCTACGAACAGGTCGCGAACACGGTCGTGTCCGTCTCTTCGCCGACCGTGGCCGAGATGGTCAAGGTCTACGAGAACGTGTTCCGGAACGTGAACATCGCGCTGGTGAACGAACTGACGCTGCTCTGCGATCGGATGGGCTTGGATGTCTGGGAGATCATCGAGACGGCGGCGACGAAGCCGTACGGGTTTATGCCGTTCTATCCCGGCCCAGGGGTCGGCGGGCACTGCATCCCCGTGGATCCCTACTACCTGTCGGCGAAAGCCCGGGAGTACGATTTCCACGCCCGGTTCATCGAGCTCGCGGCGACGGTGAACGACAGCATGCCGTACTATGTCGTCTCCCGCACGACGGGGGCGCTCGAAACGATGGGGAAGACGGTGTGCGGCGCCAACATCCTCATCCTCGGCGTGGCGTACAAGAAGGACATTCCGGACGTCCGGATGTCCCCGGCGCTGAAGATCATGGCGCTGCTTGAGAAGCGCGGCGCGTCGGTGACCTACCACGACCCGCACGTGTCGGAGGTGGCGCTGACCAATCCCGGAACGATTCGCTCGGTGCCGCTCACCGACGAGGCCCTCGCGGGCGCGGATTGCGTCATCCTAGCGACCGATCACAGCGATCTCGATTACGAACGGATCGTGGCGCAAGCGTCGCTCGTCGTCGACACCCGGAACCGGCTCCGCGCCTTCCGGGCGCCCCACGTGGTTCGGCTCTGA
- a CDS encoding Wzz/FepE/Etk N-terminal domain-containing protein, with the protein MEFWRYYRVLRRRWPVVMVAMAAALVVGLLGTRTNTDEYAASATLAVPTASQFLLIANVGGGSMPTSDQLLQLAANLVRSRDVANRVIQQLQLNASPGDLTNRLVVFSDATTGTIHVTAKGPTPAAAVMLANSVADTAASFSQEVQRRQATLAREFIEKQIADAQTNLRAAEDSMLAFQQKNGTVLASSQNAQLGALQAEDQQNDFALQEANARIASYTAQMQAAGATSPAQIQDNPVTLQLRSELTQLEVALAAQLAVHTDAYPAVVALKAQIDAVKSRLNVELQKMMTTGQGQHTPIYEALAVNRVAAETDKIALEARKQAIQQALTGAAAHLPGVAQTQLDASRLNRTADILTSQVTALQDQLAQARVREQELENLGSLTVLDHANSATSSPLSGKPFKLTLAGVLGLLGGVGLAFFLEYVDTSIKTPEVAERLLGVPALAAIPRHNPPFDEAYRLLSVNLMAHDPGNDGGEVIAVTSPQPHSGTSTVVANLAQAFAAAGQRTVVVDAALRDPVQHLLFNVANEKGVAEALVGTATLPEILTPVKPNLWLVTSGTERTPDTGMQLGSTMMASVLADLRRRADIVLIDTSSAGAFADVYALAPLASGALLVLDGSRAPRGIEEQVKLQFDRLGTPVIGSVLSKVRPDLVDSYYYQEYFYRSRAVAKIAPTAAATSLGLLLIAGGLTIGLWLWFHSGGSAARALAQSTTNAPTITTTTTRR; encoded by the coding sequence ATGGAGTTCTGGCGATACTATCGAGTGCTCCGGCGGCGCTGGCCGGTCGTCATGGTCGCGATGGCGGCGGCGCTTGTGGTGGGCTTGCTTGGGACGCGCACCAACACCGACGAGTACGCAGCCAGCGCGACGCTCGCGGTGCCGACGGCGTCGCAGTTCCTGCTCATCGCGAACGTGGGCGGCGGGTCGATGCCGACATCGGACCAACTGCTGCAACTCGCGGCGAATCTCGTCAGGAGCCGAGACGTGGCCAATCGCGTCATCCAACAGCTGCAACTCAACGCGAGCCCGGGTGACCTCACGAACCGGCTAGTGGTGTTCTCGGATGCGACCACCGGCACGATCCACGTCACGGCGAAAGGCCCGACGCCGGCCGCCGCGGTGATGCTCGCGAACTCCGTCGCCGACACGGCGGCGTCGTTCAGCCAGGAAGTGCAGCGCCGCCAGGCGACGCTCGCGCGGGAGTTCATCGAAAAACAGATCGCGGACGCCCAGACGAATCTGCGCGCGGCGGAAGACTCGATGCTCGCCTTCCAGCAGAAAAACGGCACCGTGCTGGCGTCAAGCCAGAACGCCCAACTGGGTGCGCTGCAGGCGGAGGACCAGCAAAACGACTTCGCGCTTCAGGAAGCGAACGCCAGGATCGCCTCGTACACCGCGCAGATGCAGGCGGCGGGTGCGACTTCACCGGCGCAGATCCAGGACAATCCGGTGACGCTCCAGCTCCGATCGGAGCTGACCCAACTGGAAGTCGCCCTGGCCGCCCAGCTCGCTGTCCACACGGACGCCTACCCCGCGGTCGTCGCGCTCAAGGCGCAGATCGACGCCGTCAAGAGCCGGCTCAACGTGGAGCTCCAGAAGATGATGACTACGGGGCAAGGGCAGCATACGCCGATCTACGAAGCGCTCGCGGTGAATCGCGTCGCCGCCGAGACCGACAAGATCGCGCTCGAGGCCCGGAAGCAGGCGATCCAGCAGGCGCTCACCGGAGCAGCGGCGCATCTCCCCGGCGTCGCTCAAACGCAGCTCGATGCATCCCGGCTGAACCGGACGGCCGATATCCTCACCAGCCAAGTCACGGCCCTGCAGGACCAGCTCGCGCAGGCGCGCGTGCGCGAGCAGGAACTGGAGAATCTCGGCAGTCTGACCGTGCTCGACCATGCGAACTCAGCGACGTCGTCCCCGCTCTCGGGCAAACCCTTCAAGCTGACGTTGGCGGGCGTGCTCGGGCTACTCGGCGGGGTAGGCTTGGCGTTCTTCTTGGAGTACGTGGACACTAGCATCAAGACGCCCGAGGTTGCCGAGCGGCTGCTCGGTGTGCCGGCGCTGGCGGCGATCCCACGCCACAACCCGCCGTTCGACGAGGCGTATCGGCTGCTCAGCGTCAATCTGATGGCGCACGACCCCGGCAACGACGGTGGGGAGGTCATCGCGGTGACGAGCCCGCAACCGCACTCGGGCACGTCAACCGTGGTGGCCAACCTGGCCCAGGCGTTCGCGGCGGCGGGGCAGCGAACGGTCGTTGTGGACGCGGCGCTGCGCGACCCCGTGCAACATCTCCTGTTTAACGTGGCCAACGAGAAGGGCGTCGCCGAGGCGCTCGTGGGCACCGCCACGCTTCCCGAGATCCTCACGCCGGTGAAGCCAAACCTGTGGCTGGTGACTAGCGGCACCGAACGCACACCAGATACGGGGATGCAGCTCGGCTCCACGATGATGGCGTCGGTGCTCGCGGATCTTCGGCGACGCGCGGACATCGTGCTGATCGATACGTCCTCTGCGGGCGCGTTCGCGGACGTCTACGCCCTCGCGCCGCTCGCGTCCGGCGCGCTGCTCGTGCTCGATGGAAGCCGGGCGCCGCGCGGGATCGAGGAACAGGTCAAGCTTCAATTCGACCGGCTCGGCACGCCGGTGATCGGTTCGGTCTTGAGCAAGGTCCGACCCGACCTCGTTGACAGCTACTACTATCAGGAGTACTTCTACAGGTCGCGCGCGGTGGCCAAGATCGCGCCGACGGCGGCCGCCACGAGCCTGGGGCTGCTGCTCATCGCAGGCGGGCTCACGATAGGATTGTGGCTGTGGTTCCACTCGGGCGGGAGCGCGGCACGGGCCCTCGCCCAGTCAACGACCAACGCGCCGACCATTACAACGACCACGACCCGGAGGTAG